A genome region from Anolis carolinensis isolate JA03-04 chromosome 6, rAnoCar3.1.pri, whole genome shotgun sequence includes the following:
- the prr14 gene encoding proline-rich protein 14 yields the protein MECPLLEGTSEEETQLMCAFKRHVRRRKVFIYRPAAEEQESPSLRQTPFERDGAPLLPCGDAEWSPTKRQRLQKGLPSMVETNGSPCHRAEDCLWHVASPMEKKQRKVLAVDLEDLSTTQVPEDPQRCSPLQKPVISPCINSHQSMILKEDRASCSAKGQSSTTCSPTSPKEVPLPHEDPQEKLTHVCRQLWAQRLSPLQCHESDRLQAKRQRLQNGISLGNGNEGMKAVSMEGSPLIQVLDAGAGMEQLETSLPPCRNDRPVLHSQSLPSRVEKPCEHTHQTDVSPETAEVPSSWPPATSTLLRPSVIPRFRHWGLVPVFQSVRSKLEAFTEIFLSPSKPALPSTKETPSLPLSLQTNDDQTASHPESPQRGVNIEVKIAISEPRPRKRSCHQEEEEEEMGSMVVSGRPPIRQWRLNEGDPTPQPRLGRSYSCPDFPRACSWQASLVAMSPSSQLRQRRHTVCSLEVSRELGHHTLPCLRKEVYPFSTPPPRFLMHSSNTDSTSYCSPMPSCCRDSNPAHSRDLSTSPDGGQRVPGIGLDVDVDDTELATSEQMMLSEDEMKVSQDNTTGKVSCIRIRKTPARQQANLTPMGLPRPVRLNKKEFSLEEIYTNKNYRTPTEKKSFETIFEVPLERNGALIFTSQRKLKRAVEFREGGLPRKQRKARTRGGRKAGGRRAQPQRPELEEQLQQRLAELDALFGEEES from the exons ATGGAGTGTCCATTGCTTGAAGGAACGTCAGAAGAGGAGACTCAACTAATGTGTGCTTTCAAGAGGCATGTCAGACGACGAAAAGTTTTCATATACAG GCCTGCTGCTGAGGAGCAGGAGTCCCCTTCCCTGCGGCAGACTCCTTTTGAGAGAGACGGAGCACCTCTCCTCCCTTGCGGAGATGCAGAGTGGTCACCCACCAAGAGGCAACGGCTTCAGAAGGGCTTACCTTCGATGGTGGAAACAAATGGGAGCCCTTGCCATAGGGCAGAGGATTGCTTGTGGCACGTGGCGTCTCCCATGGAGAAGAAGCAGCGGAAGGTGTTGGCGGTAGACCTGGAAGACCTTTCAACAACCCAAGTGCCT GAGGATCCACAAAGGTGCTCACCTCTTCAAAAACCTGTCATATCACCCTGTATAAATTCCCACCAGTCAATGATCTTGAAGGAAGATAGAGCTTCCTGCTCAGCAAAGGGCCAAAGTAGTACCACATGCAG TCCAACGTCTCCTAAGGAGGTCCCCCTACCGCATGAGGACCCTCAAGAGAAGTTGACTCATGTGTGCCGACAACTGTGGGCCCAGAGATTGTCTCCTCTTCAGTGCCATGAGTCGGACCGCCTGCAAGCCAAAAGACAGCGCCTGCAGAATGGCATTTCCTTGGGCAATGGGAATGAGGGGATGAAAGCTGTCAGTATGGAGGGCTCTCCTTTGATCCAAGTGTTG GATGCCGGCGCTGGCATGGAGCAGCTGGAGACCTCCCTACCCCCCTGTCG GAACGACCGTCCAGTGTTGCATAGCCAATCTCTTCCTTCCCGTGTGGAAAAGCCGTGTGAACACACACATCAGACAG ATGTCTCACCAGAAACCGCCGAAGTGCCTTCTTCTTGGCCGCCTGCCACGTCAACCCTCTTGCGTCCTTCAGTGATCCCACGTTTCCGACACTGGGGCCTGGTTCCCGTTTTCCAGAGCGTGCGTTCAAAACTGGAGGCCTTCACCGAGATCTTCCTGAGCCCATCCAAACCTGCCCTTCCGTCCACTAAGGAAACACCCTCCTTGCCGCTGAGCCTACAGACAAATGATGACCAGACAGCATCCCATCCAGAAAGCCCACAGAGAGGAGTCAACATTGAGGTGAAAATTGCCATTTCAGAACCTCGTCCCCGGAAGAGAAGCTGTCatcaagaagaggaggaggaggagatgggtaGCATGGTGGTGAGTGGGCGGCCACCTATCCGCCAGTGGCGCCTGAATGAGGGGGATCCAACTCCTCAGCCCCGTCTTGGACGCAGCTATTCTTGCCCGGATTTCCCCAGGGCCTGCTCCTGGCAAGCCTCCCTGGTGGCCATGTCTCCTTCCTCGCAGCTGCGACAGCGACGACACACTGTCTGCAGTCTGGAAGTATCCCGAGAGCTGGGCCATCACACGCTGCCCTGCCTTCGCAAAGAGGTGTACCCATTCAGTACACCTCCTCCGCGATTCTTGATGCATTCGTCCAATACTGATAGCACCTCGTATTGCTCTCCTATGCCGTCCTGCTGCCGAGATTCCAATCCAGCTCATTCCAG GGACCTCTCCACATCTCCAGATGGTGGACAGAGGGTGCCTGGCATTGGCCTGGATGTAGATGTAGATGACACTGAGTTGGCAACGTCAGAGCAGATGATGCTTTCAGAGGATGAAATGAAG GTTTCACAGGACAACACCACAGGGAAGGTGTCTTGCATCAGAATCCGCAAGACGCCAGCTAGGCAGCAAGCAAATCTCACTCCAATGGGACTTCCCCGGCCTGTCAG GCTGAACAAGAAAGAATTCAGTCTGGAAGAGATTTACACAAACAAGAACTACCGCACACCTACAGAGAAAAA GTCGTTTGAGACCATCTTTGAAGTGCCGCTAGAACGCAACGGGGCCCTCATCTTCACCAGCCAGCGCAAGCTGAAGCGGGCTGTGGAGTTTCGAGAGGGCGGCCTTCCCCGCAAGCAGCGCAAAGCCCGCACTCGAGGGGGGCGTAAGGCCGGAGGACGGAGGGCTCAACCCCAGCGCCCTGAGTTGGAAGAGCAGCTACAGCAGCGGCTGGCAGAGCTGGATGCCCTGTTTGGGGAAGAAGAGAGCTGA